Part of the Raphanus sativus cultivar WK10039 unplaced genomic scaffold, ASM80110v3 Scaffold1911, whole genome shotgun sequence genome, ATAATAGATAATAGgctgaaacaaaacataaaaacaggCGTTACATAAGACTTGGGACTTATGAATGGTTCTTGTCAAGTAGAGCTGTAAACTTGGTTTGCCCACGTCCATTAGCACATATACATTTGTCAAGAGAAGATGATactgaagaaaaaacaaagagaggTTTGATACATTTTCCCCGAACTATGATTACTATTAGTTTTATGGTCAAAAGCATGCAAGAAATAAAGataaatttaaacaataagaaaaaatcaaatttcagtTCCAAATACATATAAGAAATTTACAAGCCTCAATAAAGTCAAGTAAAGTCATCAATAATAAATTTCCATCCAGTCCGTCTAGAgaagtttgttttcttttaaataattttggatttattgttatttaaaagtAATTCTCATCTAATTTGTTTTGGCCATCACAGAAGTAACTTCTCTAGATCTTTCAAAGACAAGTCTGGAGCTTCTAAAGTAAGTTCTTTTTAACACCACCTTttgaaataagttttttttttgtcaaccttttGAAATAAGTTAAAGTTGTTACTTGTtaattttgacccaaaaaaaggTTCAAAGTTGTTAATATGAGAATAAGATACGATAGAATAACCGAAACATAAAAGATTAGATGCACGTTATTAATTGCTTTTGGTATGGGagttaatgaaatattttcaattttttgtccAATTACAATCAATGTAGTATTATTAAAATGATATCTCCTCCAGAATAATGTGAATAACGTATGGACACAAACGGTCAACAATGGTTTGCTAGCTGTCTATTGTCTCCATTGCAATACTATTTCAAAACGTGGAAAATACAAAACCAAGTAGGTGGGTCGACCAAATTAAATCTCATATAAATACACATATTCATACGTGTTTCTTTTCCATTGCTCTCTTTATTATCTCTATTTCTTCTAATCAACCACACTGTCTCTCTATTTTCTTTAGACGGGAAAAAAATGGTTGAGCAGAAAAAGTTCGCACTGTTTCTAGCCACTCCTGATTCAGAGTTCGTGAAGAAAGAGTACGGTGGATACCACAACGTGTTCGTGTCCACGTTCGGTGACGAAGGAGAGCATTGGGACTCCTTTAGAGTCGTAGAGGGCGAGTTTCCGGACGAGAAAGATCTTGAAAAGTACGACGGTTTCGTTATTAGTGGAAGCTCTCACGATTCCTTCGAGAATGATCCTTGGATCCTTAAGCTATGTGAGATCGTCAAGAAACTtgatgagatgaagaagaaaattcTTGGCATCTGCTTTGGCCACCAGGTTCTCTCTTCTTACCAATCTAACCTTACAATATGGTCTTAAACCCAACCCTAGAGACCatataattactaaaatattatcatattaaCTATACAATTCTACTAACACTTTCCATTAAGTATAATGATTTGGATTAAGATTAAAAGTTAcctttaatttatcaaaaaaattgtattcCTTTAGATAATAGCTAGAGTAAGAGGAGGAACAGTGGGAAGAGCAAGGAAGGGACCAGAACTTAAGCTTACAGACATAACCCTCGTGAAGGATGCAATTAAACCGGGAAGTTTCTTTGGAAACGAGATTCCGGATACCATAGCCATCCTAAAATTACATCAGGACGAAGTGTTAGTGTTGCCTGAGTCTGCTAAAGTACTAGCTTATTCCGAAAATTACGAGGTGGAGATGTTCTCCATTGAGGATCATTTATTCTGTATCCAAGGACATCCCGAGTATAACAGAGAGATCCTCCACGAGATCGTTGATCGTGTTCTTGGCCTTGGCTTCATCAAGGTTAGCTTTATTTCCTTTCATCCCCATTTACAGAAACATTTATGTAGAAAACGTAAGATACTAGAATGGTTTAGTGACTCAAGTTTAGTAAACTTCATACTAGGTGTTAGTTGAACCAAGAAAAGATTATCTACTGTATGTGGATACTGTTGCTTTGCTTTTATAAAGTTATGGTCATTAATTCATTATAGAAAAAGATTTaacattatttatattatttttgtttatttatgaaatatagtATTTATTTGATAAACCATTAATTAATTTTGCAGCAAGATTTTGCGGATGCGGCAAAGGCCTCGATGGAGAATAGGGGAGCGGACAGGAAACTTTTGGAGACGATTTGCAAGAATTTCCTCAAAGGCAGAGTTCCAGCTAATTAATTAGTTTCACTCCCAAATTATCTATTTGGCTCTTGTTATATTGGAGCACTTATGGATTTATTACCTTGTTGTATTCTTATTCAATATAACCTATTATTCTCATCTTtgtcaagaaaacaaaaactcatATTTATCTCAAGGTCATATTTATGTGTTGTACCCATAAGTAAAAtaattcaataaaaaatatagtttgcATATCATCCTATCGTCATTATCTTTGTCTCTTTGTTTAACAATTTTTGATGTGAAATTACGATTTACTGTATAATAAGGGTATTATGCAACATCTAACCAAAATAATATTACGATATTAATTAATGAGAAACAAATTCTTAGAATTATATAGTTGGAGTTACCAAATCTCGTTTCTGCATTTTTCAGTTTCGCTTCAAGTTGAGTTTTAAAACCCATAACACAAATCAAAAGAGAGACAAGAGAGATCTTTTatgttgaaatattattatttttggtcgACATGACACTAGCTAAGCAAAAAGAGAATTCGATTAGGATAACCAAACGGTGGTCTTAATTAAATTACGCCACAACTGATGTTGAAAGATACTATACGGAAACAAAAGAAGCATTAACAATCTGAAGATGAAAAAACAAAAGTCTTGCTAACAATTGGAAACGATAAACACTATATTCTATCCATCAATTCCTCTAAACAATAGCCAAGCCAATCGCAACGGCGGTCAAGAACACCCCGCTTCCAACCTTCAATCCAACCGCAGCGTTAGGAGCTGGAGTTTTTGACAGAGAATTAGGGGAAACCTTAGGACTGTCGGGTCACTGCAGCCACGGCTACCGCGGCCACGAATATTGCGTTCGGATAAAACAAGAAGAGTAATCTTTTCGCCTTTAACGCAGTGATCAGGAGCACCACTGATGAAGAAGTAATCTCCTGAGTGTTTGAGCTCGAGCTTTGTGTCTCCATCATTGAATTGCTTCAAGGGCTTTGTAATTTTCTTCTGTCACTTGTAACACCGAATCAACTTTCGCGTCGTACTTCCACACTAATCCACATGCATAAACACATCATTATCAAGAGGAAACCACACCATGTTTGCTAGATGATAGAGTCCGAATCTAGGTATTAATCTTAACCTGATGACCTAGGCCTCTCTACTAATTCAAAGAGACAGCTAGTCACACGGCCTTGGTTACTTATCTTTAAGCGGTTACTTTAAGTAACAATCCTGGTGAATGATAATAACAGGAAGAAATAAAAGGAAAGAGCATTTAGTTCAAAACAGAAGTTGCATCATATTATAAAGACATGGGATGGGATAGTAGCGACTCCAGCGAAATAGTATTTTCGAGTTTTAAGGAAACAACATCAAAAACCATAACAAAAACTCAAGATAAAGTATGATGGATAAGACATTGATAGAAATGATGGTTTGGTTGATGaagatagtgatgatgatggtgatgagaAGATCATTTGAGAAGTGTCTTGACTATGGCTTTGACATTGAGCTTCTTCAGGTCAGTGTAAGACTGGCCACAACCCACGAACATAACCGGTGCTCCCGATATGTAAACCATCGATAACGCTGCTCCAACCTACAAAACCCCGTCCCAAACACATAGTTTACAATTTTCATACTATAAGATCTAAAAGGCAACATAAATACTTATATATCAATGTTTCACTGTACCTTATCGTCAATGGTATCGAACTTTGTCAGTAAGATTCCATCGATCAATCTTGTGGTCCCAGAATTGGAGAGATCCGAAAGTTTCTagagtttagagagagagaaaaaaaaatgttaataaggTTTTATCAAACATCTAACACGAATCTTTAGCGGGTAAGAAACTGAACCTGATTAAACTTTGAGAGCTGATCAACTGCATCGTTTCCAACAAGAGCTTCACCAACAAACAAGACCAGGTCTGGTTTATTGAGGTTAATGAGCTTTGAGAGAGCTCTCATCAAAGGTTCATTATCCTGCATCCGACCAGCTGTGTCAACAAGAACAACATCCGATCCGTTCCGAGTTGCTTCCTGTATGGCTTCCTTTGCAACTACTGCTGGATCCTTCTCATAACCCTTCTCAAATATAGGTATCTGTTGCCAAAATCAAAACCAGTATTTCACGTCAATATTCATAAAATCAGTATCTAGAACATTAATCAGCGATTACTTGAAATATTTCATTACCTGTAACCTACGAGCATGAGTCCTCAACTGCTCAACAGCACCAGAACGGAATGTGTCACAAGCAGCCATCATTACACTGACCTTATGCTGCTGAAGCCAATACGCAACTTTGGCAAGATTGGTGGATTTCCCAACTCCGTTGACTCCAACAAACACGACCACATAAGGCCTCCTCTGTTCTTTGGCAGCATGAACGTCTCTCATTATATCAATGGAGCGTCTCGGAGTCAATATGCGAATCAGAGCATCCTCCATTGCTCCCTGATGTTCATATGTGTCAACACAATTAAGCAATCTTGAGATTTCAAACTAAAATGTTTTCTCGTTTCAAATAGAGGTACAAGGACAAAGCACAATACCTGAACGGTTGAGGAGATCCTCGTGAACGATGCCAACTTCTTTCCTTCAAGACTTGCTTCCACCGATTCACAAAGCTTCTCAGCTATCTCTTCAGCCTGTGAATGAAAAAAAGCACACTCTCAATTAAAAGCCATAACTAAACCCAAACATAAGAAAAGATGCACTGTAAAAGGCACATACCACATTCTTGGTCATGAGCCGTTCCTTCAGAGCTTTCAAGGCAGGTTCAAGGTCTGTCCTTTCAAGATTCGCCTTCCCAGTAATACTGAACAAAGATTACAATATACGTTTAATACCAGATGATACAATAGATACGTAAATTAGCAACAAATTCAACAAGAGAAACGTCCACCTCTGGAAAACCGAAGAAAACCATCCCTTCTTCTTAGCCTCAGGTTTCTCATCACTTCTTGgttcgtcatcatcatcaccatcttcaCTTTCACCATCACTGCTAAAAACCTCTTCCTTGTCCATCATACTCTCTCCTTGGTCAGCAGCCACAACATCCACATGATCACCGTTCCCACTCTCATCAACGGAGTCCGTAAAGTCCAACTTCACTTGTTTAGGAGCCGCATCATCCCAAACCCTATTCTTCTTGGTCGCCTTCTTCGGCGGTTCCGCAGCAGTAACCTTGGAACTTTTATTACCTATACTGTCAGTTTTCCTCAAACCCCCTCTACCCCTCACACCTTTGCTCCTCAGCTTCATAAGCTTACTCGGATCAAGTACAACATTATCAGCCGTGTTCTCTTTCCCGTTAGCAAGATCAGTCTTGTCAGCGTCATCTTCCATCTTATGATTCCCATTGGAGTGACCATTAGTCATCATCAAGCTACCGACTTTATCTTTATTCCCATCTCCATCATCCTTCTTCGATCCACCACTCTTCTTTCCTCCATCAAGACCAGACTTTGACACCTGCCCTTGCTTTTTAACACTGCTCACAGGCTTCACCTTCCTCAGCTCCTCCCCACGGGCCTCAGCTTCCTCCCTAAGCTGCCTAAACCTCTCATCGAAATCATCGTAACTCATCCGTTTAGGATCATAGATCTCGGAGAAGCTCTCCTTGACCATGGAAAGCAGGTCGTCCACGTAGAGCAGGTGGAGGATCCGCTGATAGACGGCGACGAAGACGAGGCCGAGGTCGTTGTGGAAGGTCCACTTGAGAGTGTAGGACTCGTAGTTGAAGGAGACTTCGCCGGATCGCTCCTCGAGGAGACAGGAGCGGATCAGAGTGTCGATGGGTGAGCCTTTGAGAGCGTTGCCGAGCTCCTTGCATGTCCAGAGGATTAGTCCTCCTCGTGTGAAGATCAATAGCTGTTCTAACATTCTTCGATTCTTCAATTCCGTGCCCTAATCAAATTGAACAAATCAAATAACATGGAAACAATCGAGAAACGGATCTGATCTAGTCAATGAAGCAATCATATTCACGGATCAGGAAATCGAATAGAAGATAAGAGATCTCGTGTTTCGATTCGAAATTGACAACACAAGTAAGAGGATTTCGCGGGAGGAAACTAACGAATCGCAGAGGAGGATCCGAACCTTTGATTCCTGTTTGCTTTCTTGGGTGCAATTTGCCCAAAGCGaataagaaagataataacTTTACAGAgcgcgagagagagagacgacgacgaaaaaaaaaattaaacgtGAGAATTATGTTCCGCTAATTGATTTCTGTTATATATAAgggttaatatttttttttcctgggGTAGGAGACTATTTTTTGTTGGTCAAAGGTCTAGGAGTATAAATTTGAGTATTTCtattgatttatttaatttttttatcgaAATTATTTCtgtcattataatttttttcatcaaatGTAAAACcaggatatatttatattaaattgataagaattttttaaaatttgataaattcacACCAGTATCTCTTATTTGAggaattttaatatattttaggtGTGGatttttactgtttttatttgaaatattcattaatttaatataaaaaattccgGTGTGTTATATTTAGAGAGACTTTCATTAATCATACTCTTAGTTGGAATATGAATATTTAGAAAGAGAAAAATGCAAATCTGAATATTGTAAGCTTGAAATCCCAGTTTCAGACACGAACTACAAATTTTGTTTAggtaagaaaaaataagaataaacaaacaaaacaaaatgaaagtGGAACCGCACTTGGCTTCTCGGAAGCCGGTGTCATGGTCACGGACGGCGTCGATGTCCCCATTGACTGCGAGTAAACGACACACGACACGAACGCGGCAATTTTTGATGCATGATTCTGTTCTTTTGTACTAAAAGGtaagttatattttatactGGGCCATCAAAGCCATTGGTTAGATGAGCAAACCCAAGGAGACAAACAAttaagggaaaattgccaaaacggaacaaaaattcagcatggttgtccttatagtataaaactatcatttagttgtccttttagtataatttctttcataatcccaaaactaacccttgattaatctaattaaacacattaaattaatagaattttaaaaaataataattaaaacatttaaaaagggaaaataaaaataaaaacttatattttttttaataaaaataaattttgtaaaacttaataaaaataaaaaaataatttacaatttttttaaataaaaaacgttaaatcaacctaataaaaacagttaacaaatttatattttttataaaaagtttaaaatgtttgtaaactttttaattttatcaaaatttttaatgaaaaaaattaaatgtatttttataaagtttgtttaaactttttattaaaaactttttgtaaggttttattttatttttataaaatttacaaattttatatagtttgtgtaaagtttttataaacacagtaaactaaaagaatttaaaaaataataattaaaaacgttttaaaaagggaaaataaaataaaacttttaaaattttatttaataaaaataaactttgtaaaaataaaaataatttacaaatttttttaataaaaacgttaaataaacttattaaaaacattttacaaagctttatttttataaaaagtttaaaactttttaaataaaattgtaattaaataaaaaatttaaaatttataaaataaaaataaaatttacaaaaaaattaataaaaactttaaactaactttataaaaagaaacattttacaaagttttattttttataaaaagtttaaaacgtttgtaaccattttaattttatcaaactttttaataaaaatataaattttaaaaatgtttttaataaaaataaaatttgtaaactttataaagtaaaaataaaattttacaaaaaaatgcacctaatttcaaaacaccacatgttgtatagatatgtatcatagtgaacaagagtttgtgaaaaaaaaacaaaagaaaactatggaaaaaccatagattaatgaataagacaagggaaaatcattttttaaaaaaatttgacaagcaaaatcgaaaataacacgttttaggaagttagaatatttttagaagatttttagaatatttccataactgaaattttcattaattttcgcaaaaatcaggtaatcttatccgtagaaggcgcattctaaaagtttagaacattgacaaaaatccagaacacgcattctacttttagtagacggaagagtacattttagaaaacacattccgcgaaatttagaatacttaataaaagtagaagatgcttccagacgaaaagtagatagctttaggattagtagaatgcgcattccacttttttagaaaattagtaaacagtagaatgtacgttctaaaaatagtagatgaccatgtttattttagaaaacgctttctactataccattttccgtagaaggcacattctacctttagtggaacgtattttcaaattcttatttatcaactttttgaaaacaaaaaaaatatcagcatgtgtatattggtgttttattaattgtttgtatttttaatattttttttgattcacaaaagtatttatttcattagttttcagaaatagaaagggtaaaaaggagaaaaattggacaaaaaatgatttataccaaagggacaacacccttgtttttttgttctctattagCAATTTTCCCAATTAATATCACACTTACAAATATTTGGGCTCTAGCAACTTGGGCATTTTGGCTTTTGCTTTCGgctcaaactttttttttgctcttaacttgtcaacaaaaaatttatttctcaaacactttttttttttttttttccgtcaaggtTTTGATTTATTAATAGGATGGGCCGCGCCCAACGGGTCAAAGCCCGATTACAACCAAACCAGACAAAAAACCCAGAAAACATAAACGGGCTGATACAATCAAAGTCGAAGCCCAAATCAAAAGAAACGGCCCACTGACCAAAACCTAAGCCCACCAACCAGCTTCAAGCCCGTGCACCGACAGGGAGATTGGAAGCGAGACGCGTGGACGAATCTGCATCGTTGTCGCTGCACGCATTGCTCCATCTCGACCTATCCTTTGCACCATCGGAGACTCGCCGGCGGAGATTACCGACACCGCGATACGACGGAGCTCATAAACCTGCAGAGCCTCCGTCCTCTCTAAAAACCACACTCATCGCTCTATCTTCGTGTCGGAGATCTAAACCGCTCCATCTAGATCCCCCTTACACGACTGAGCTTCCACAGAACCTTAACTGATCTTCCCGCAGTGTCTTCACGCCAGAGGTTACCACCGACACATCGAGGTTCCTCCGACTTTGAACCACTTCAAACACTGGACATGCGAATCAAAGACCACGACTTTCTTCCTTTAACCCTCGTCACCGACACCGGAAAGCTTCATCTTCTACCGAAGAAACCAAACGCCGAGACCCATACCCTAAAAACCCGATCCAAAATCGGATCACACACCAACTCCAAAAAGATCCAAAGAACTGGACCATCTTTAGCCGACAGCGTAAGACATAGGGAGTCTTCACCCTCCGGCGACTAATTCGGCGACGGCGAAGCTGACAAAGCCTTCGTCTCCCGATAACAAAACCGACGACGACGAAGCTGACTGAGCCTCCGTCTCTCGGGAGAACCACACTAACTAGACAAAACGGGAAGCTTCACCGCACCAAACTCAACGCAACCGCGCCGTTGCTCCAGAGACAGATCCACCGCGGGTGGTTGTTCCAGAGTTAAGGCAAGGCGGAGGGAAGAGGAGGCGAGATAGAAACGAGAACCACGAGCTTGGTTGGTCACACAAGAGGCTCCGGCGACGGCACGCGCGCTCACACGCCGTCCGTTCGCCGGATCCCGATCTACTTTATCTCTCtaaacttctctctctcttctagtACCACTCCCCAGTACACATTCGTTTTATTCCATTTCTTTCTCAAACACTTTTTTATTAGTAagcatttttaacaaaaaaaattaatgatttctAAGGGTATAATGGTAAGTCTCACAGGATGGGTCCAATTCATACACACATACACACCAAGAGCAGTCATCTCTCATTTCAGTTTCCTCCTCCAtagttttcttctccttctgtttcttttcttatttcccAATTCTTTAATTTTTGATGTCTCTCTCAACTCAAGACCCCATCTCTTCTAATTATCAATCTACAAAATTTCATTTCTTTATCTCTTCTTCAATGACCCATCCATATGtgctttttaaaattcaaatctccACCAATCATCAAACCCACCACACACAAAGACATAAACctataattatcataaaatataaacacaATAAAGAAAGAACCTTTTTCCTGTTAATTAGTCAGCAATTCAATGCCCCCTTCTGCAACTTTCCAAAAAGAcataacataaaagaaaatatttttttttccttcctcTTCCTTTACCCATCTTCATGACTACGCCTAGTTTTCTGTTTGCTTGTCTGGTCTGTCTCATAGACTCATCtcaaccaaaaaagaaaaaaaaaaggaaaattcaaaaaatttaatttacaaatttcaaTCTAAGAAATTGTAATGATGTGGTGGCTTCTGCTTTGTGGGTTCATAAGTCATTGGTCAAGAAGAGAGTTTCATACAAGGAATAAGACTCTTCCTCCTACATTTAAACCTAATCCCCTTTTCCCCTTCTCTCTCtacctttttcttcttcttcttcttcttcttcttccgtaTCTGCGATTCTCTGATCGGATCCGATGAAGGAGATCACTGATTCCGTCGATCCCAGGATCATGTTCAAGCATCAATCCCTTATGCAGGATTATCACGACTTGCAAAAGGTAATTAGGGTTCCCCTCTTCAATTGTCTCTGGATCCGGCGATTTTGAATTGTTGGGTTTGATTCTGATGGAGCAAATATAAGATAAAGCtttcaacttttctttttttgtattctCAGGAAACAGAGTTTAAGATGAGGAAGTTGGAGATGATGAAACAGAGACGATCAAACCTTGACGCAGAAGTTAGGTATATTGATGaatctctctcatcttcttgTCAGTTTTTTACATGATTCAACCACACTCCAACGTTTAATTGGCTTACTGAGTGTGTGTTTTGATTAAAAAACGGGTAGGTTCTTGAGACGTAGATACAAACACTTGAAGCAAGACCAAACTCTTGAAACATCTCCCGACATGTTGAAGGTGCCTAGTAAACAGAGTGGCAAAAGAAAGAAGTACTCTGCTCCTAGACACAAGGATACAATTTGCAATGAGAAGAAGGAAGCATTGGCGGCGTTATTAGATAATGCAAATTGTGAATTGGACAATAAGAATCCGAAAAGGACGAGAGGGAACGAGGTTCTGTCAAACACCACTCCTCTTCCTGATCTTAATGGAGATGGGAGGAGCACTGACAAATTCCCCACGGGGTTTGACCTAAACCAGATCTCGGTAAAAGCCACAACAACTTGTCATGTTTGGCTCTTCCTTTTCTTGAGAATTGAGAAACTGAACAGAACttgattttgtgtgtgtgtgtttgcatGTTTGATTgtagagagaagaagaggaaccGGAAGCGAATGGTGGACAAGTGCTCGCTGAGGCAACAAAGAAGGAAGTGCTTGGTGATGGAATCGATGATCTACGTGGTGGAATGAAGTTGCCGATATGCAGAGACGTGGAGAAAGAGTTGAACAGAACAGCAGTGAAGAGGAAGGTTTCATGGCAAGATCCAGTGGCTTTGAGTGTTTGAGAAGGGATTTAAGTAAGAATATCAAGTAGGATTCTGAGATATTGTGATTTACCCCAATATGCACATATGCTTTAAAGGGTTTTTATATATGCACAGGTGTAGTAGATATATGAAGATTTGATCAGTTTGaaatcataattttcatatGTTCCAACATCCAATTTGGTGATTACAGAATCTCATTTTATGTGGTGAATGTTCTTTTACTCGCTCTCTTCATATGCCATAACAAATCTGCCTGCAATTTCTGTATCTAACTAAAACAGTGTTATTGAACTAGgtgttttaaaatgtaatttaaaatttattgttgtcaataatatttttagcaataattttttagattttttgtaaGTTCAAGGTGGTTTGTTCGAATTTCTTGATTGTAAAAACAAATCTGAATGTTATAGTTTTAGATgaaattgataatattttaacaaatgatTTGATCTGTTTTACTTGATATAGCCAACTTTATTTTTCACATCAACGTTGATAACCAGAAAGACTTGTTGGACATTGATACCACGAGACAAGAGACCAGTAATGATGAGGACGCACGAAGATCATACTTGAACTCCTACATGATCATGTCTCTTGTGTTCTGGTCCTTGTTTCCGTGAGCCGCTTAGACTATGTGGTCAcagcttttttcttttgtgtgagTCACAAAGAATTTGTTGAAATTTTGACTGACTATATACACACTAATTTGAAGCGATGAATTGATTGAGAGCTTATGGCTCGGCTAGTGATGAATCTTAGGAGAGTCACTCCACCATGCATGAAAGACTGAAAGAGGGAAAAAAAACCCACAACATTTCGTTATTCATTGGTAAAATTCCGTTTAAGAAGGAAAATTATTAGCTTTTATTGGTGACATGTTGAATTAGAATTGAAAGAAATAActcaaaattataaatcaagCATAACACATcataaatcaaacatcaaactcaagaaaataaaactacTTGGTGATTGGTAACATTTTTGAGTTATCCTTCTAACTCAAAACTAATCAAGTGTAACATTGTTAATAGAGGGAAGCAATTGATTGTAGAGAAGCAACAGccttagatttttttaaatcatttttattttgaattctCTCCAAATAACACGTTTAGATGTGAATAACAATGAATttgatacatattttataaactgtAAATAAATTAATCGGAGATCATAAAtgattttacataaattttacgTTCGACAACGCAtaactttaaatgtttttcaaaattattttctgaataacaagatattttgaaaatcttgTAAAACGTCTCGTCCAGTTCATCtcatttaatttatgttttaaatgaCCTAGAAATGGCTAAGCTCAAATAGCTGGAGAGTTTAAAAGACTAAACAAAGACTAAACCACAAAGCTCTCTCCCTAAAGGAAGTCAGCGACCACGGAAACGCGGAGTAGGTTTCTTAATAGAAAAGGTAAATCAAGAAACAAGAATTCcgaaacttaatatatatatatatagactccGCTTTATTACACATAATTTGATCGGTTCTTCGTGGTAAGATATTCATTGCAAACATATTCAATCACTAGGATCTAACAATCTTCAATTCGTTCTCAATCAGATGGGATCTAGAGTCCTCCCTGACTGGACAGAGTTGACTCCAGAATGTCTCCTCGACATCTTCTCACGTCTGAGCATTGGTCAACGATGGAACGGACCGATGCTGGTCTGCAAAACATGGACGAAGCTATGCCAAGAACCGTCCCTCAACACTCTCTTGGACCTCGAAGGTGAGTTTCTGTCTTCCGAAGATTCAAACCACTGGTGGAGTTCCGAATTTGAGGAAAAGGTTGACTCAACCATCCGGTCTGTTGTGGACAAGAGCAATGGCGGTCTCAAGGAGATTCGAGTCAGGCATTGTACAGAT contains:
- the LOC130504970 gene encoding gamma-glutamyl peptidase 1-like; its protein translation is MVEQKKFALFLATPDSEFVKKEYGGYHNVFVSTFGDEGEHWDSFRVVEGEFPDEKDLEKYDGFVISGSSHDSFENDPWILKLCEIVKKLDEMKKKILGICFGHQIIARVRGGTVGRARKGPELKLTDITLVKDAIKPGSFFGNEIPDTIAILKLHQDEVLVLPESAKVLAYSENYEVEMFSIEDHLFCIQGHPEYNREILHEIVDRVLGLGFIKQDFADAAKASMENRGADRKLLETICKNFLKGRVPAN
- the LOC130504969 gene encoding uncharacterized protein LOC130504969, giving the protein MLEQLLIFTRGGLILWTCKELGNALKGSPIDTLIRSCLLEERSGEVSFNYESYTLKWTFHNDLGLVFVAVYQRILHLLYVDDLLSMVKESFSEIYDPKRMSYDDFDERFRQLREEAEARGEELRKVKPVSSVKKQGQVSKSGLDGGKKSGGSKKDDGDGNKDKVGSLMMTNGHSNGNHKMEDDADKTDLANGKENTADNVVLDPSKLMKLRSKGVRGRGGLRKTDSIGNKSSKVTAAEPPKKATKKNRVWDDAAPKQVKLDFTDSVDESGNGDHVDVVAADQGESMMDKEEVFSSDGESEDGDDDDEPRSDEKPEAKKKGWFSSVFQSITGKANLERTDLEPALKALKERLMTKNVAEEIAEKLCESVEASLEGKKLASFTRISSTVQGAMEDALIRILTPRRSIDIMRDVHAAKEQRRPYVVVFVGVNGVGKSTNLAKVAYWLQQHKVSVMMAACDTFRSGAVEQLRTHARRLQIPIFEKGYEKDPAVVAKEAIQEATRNGSDVVLVDTAGRMQDNEPLMRALSKLINLNKPDLVLFVGEALVGNDAVDQLSKFNQKLSDLSNSGTTRLIDGILLTKFDTIDDKVGAALSMVYISGAPVMFVGCGQSYTDLKKLNVKAIVKTLLK
- the LOC108826068 gene encoding uncharacterized protein LOC108826068; this encodes MKEITDSVDPRIMFKHQSLMQDYHDLQKETEFKMRKLEMMKQRRSNLDAEVRFLRRRYKHLKQDQTLETSPDMLKVPSKQSGKRKKYSAPRHKDTICNEKKEALAALLDNANCELDNKNPKRTRGNEVLSNTTPLPDLNGDGRSTDKFPTGFDLNQISREEEEPEANGGQVLAEATKKEVLGDGIDDLRGGMKLPICRDVEKELNRTAVKRKVSWQDPVALSV